TTTGAGGTGGAGAAAAGGGCTGAGAGTCCCTAAAAAGCTCGACTGGAAAGTGGTTGAGAGGGCCTACAACCTACAGCCGGAGCGGTTCGAGGAGTTGCTTTTGATTAGGGGCTTTGGGAGAGAGACGATTCGAGCTCTCGCCCTTGTTGCTGAGATTATTTACAACACTGAGTACGACAAGACTGATCCGGCAAAGTACTGCTTTGCTGTTGGCGGTAAGGACGGAGTGCCCTTTCCGGTAAGAAGGGACATTTACGATGAAATTATTGAGTTCATGCGCGAGACTGTTAAGCAGGCCGAAATCGGCGATTTTGAAAAGAAAAAGATGCTGGAGAGGCTGAGCAGATATGGATGTGATTGTCAGGAAAGGCGAGATTAGAGGGAAGGCGAAACCGCCCGCCTCCAAAAGCTACACGCACAGAGCGTTCATAGCTGCATCCCTCTCCCCATCGGCAAGAGTTGTGAATCCGCTAATCTCCGAGGACACGATTTCCACGCTCAATGCATGTAAGAGAATTGGAGCGGCTGTGCTAAAAAAAGGAAACGAGTGGCTTTTCAGCGGAGTTGATGGTGTTGAAGCTGAAGGGTACTTCAACTTCGCGAACTCGGGAACGACCTTGAGAATTTTCACAGGTCTTCTCTCCCTGTCGCCCTTCAGAAGCGTTGTTGATGGCGACGAGTCTCTGAGGAAGAGGCCAAACGGGGAGCTTGTGCTCGCACTCTCCAAACTCGGTGCAAGGTTCAAGGGTAGGGAGCCTTACACACCACCCTTCTCGGTTCAGGGGGTGATTAAGGGAGGAGAGGTGGAGATTGAAGCTCCGAGCTCACAGTTCGTCTCTTCCCTCCTCTTTGCGCTGTCGCTGGCTGAGGGCGATTCTTCGCTTAGGGTGGAGAAGGTGAAATCACAGCCATACATAGACGTGACTCTCGACGTTCTCAGGGAGAGCGGCGTTAAGGTTGAGAGAGAGGGGAATTTTTACCACATACCCGGCTCACAGAGCTTCAAGCTGCGGAGATATGACGTCCCGGCGGACTTCTCTTCTGCAAGCTACCTCATCGCTGCTGGTTTGATTGCAGGAGAGGTCGTTCTGGAGGGCATGTTCGAGTCCGCTCAGGGCGACAGAAAAATTGTCGACATCTGCAGGGAAATGGGTGGCAGCGTGGAGTGGGATAAAAAGAGAGGTGTCATCAGAGCGGAGAGGTCGGAGCTGGAGGGCGTTGAGGTTGACGCTTCTGACATCCCCGACCTCGTGCCAACAATCGCCGTTCTGGCTGCTGTGGCCAAAGGAAAAACGAGAATTTACAACGCCGAGCACCTGAGGATAAAGGAGATAGACAGGATAGAGGGAATCCATCAGAACCTGAAGGCCTTGGGTGTTGAGTCGAAACCCCTGAAGGATGGATTAATCATAAAAGGGGGCAAGGGGGAGTTCAGGGGAGTGGTGGACTCATTCGGAGACCACAGAATGGCCCTTGCCTTCTCACTCCTCGGCCTTCTCGGGGAGGTGAAATGCAGGAATGCGGAGGTCGTTTCTGTCTCGTTTCCGGGCTACTTCAGAGTGCTTGAGTCCTTGGGAGCCAGCGTAATCAGACTCTGACGTACTTCCCGTCTTCTTTTCTTACCCTCCCTTCCATTTCGAGCTTTTCGATGTGCTTCTCAATCATAACCCTCTCAAAGAAGTCCAGTATCTCCTTTGCGTAGGGCTTTCTCCCGTAAATGGGGGAAAGCTCGACGAGCTCATCCAAGCTCTTCGGTTCCTCAAGAAGACTTAGAATTATCTCTTCCCTCTCTTTTATCTTCCTCTTGAACTCCAAGATTCTTCCCTCAGCCTCCTCCTTTCCGAATACTGGCTTCGAATGGGCCGACACGAAAATCTCGAAGTCGATGTCGAGGAGCTTGTCCATTTCCCTCTCAAAGAGGTAGGGATCTGCTTCTGGATTCCCGTAGAAGGGTCCAAAGGAGGTTAAATCAACATCGGCCCCAAAAAGAACCTTCTGCTCGATCAGAAAAACGTGGTGGTCCATGGTGTGACCTTTAACGGGTACTGCAACTATTTCGGGCTCCTTTACAACAACACCCTCCTCGTATCTTTCACACTCAAACTCCCTCAGCCCTGTGGCGGCGCTTATAAACCTCTTCCAGCTTTCTACCAAATCGGGTGCAACAAAGCGCCTTGCGAGGGTGTCGAGCGTAATCCTGCCCTCCGCAGGAGCCAGGACGTCTTTAAAGAGCCATGCACCACTGGAATGATCAGGGTGGAGGTGGGAAAGGACTAGCAAGCTCGCGTTGACTTTCCTCATAACCTCAAGTCCTGCTCCGGCGTCGATAACCACATCCCCAACCACGACAACGTTGCAGTAGGGAAATCTCCCCCCGTTCATACCCTCGATAACTCTAACACCTCTCATTACTTCCATTGCATTCCCCAACAACTTATTGTTGAAAACACTATCGAACGCGGCCAAGCAGTTGAAGAAGGAAAGGAGTCTGCTCGGAAACGCGTATATGGCTGCCCTTCTGTTCTACATTTCAGCTATCTTCGTTCCTGAGGCAATATGGCTTCTCTGGAGCTTCCCACACTGGGAAACCATGCATGTATGGAATTCTCTCAGCGAGATACCCACCGCCTATGTTACGGCTTTCATTTCTGGAGACGCTTTGCTCGCTGTAATCGGCTTCTGGGTTGCAGCAAAGCTAATAAGGTCCGGGAGAGATTACGCAGCCCACATCCAGTGGATAGCCGGATACTTCGCCTTTTTCTTCGTTTTGGCTCACGGATGGGATGGAACGGGATGGCAGAGGTTCACTTGGGACCCCACGGTGACGGGCATGCCATGGGAGCCGGGGAGAACGATGTGGGTGGATTTTGCAACGAGCAACGTTGCCATTACGCTTTACGCAATGGCCCTGCCGACGATAGTCCCGATGATTGCTGGAGGCTACATCTGGCTCAGGAACGGTCACATTCTTGCAGGTTTGGATGGGGCAAGAGCCTCCAGTTTGGCTGTGAAGGGAGTTGCTATATATCTCCTCGGAGTCTTCGTGGCTTTTCTGATGGCCGCGTGTGCGACAGTAATTTCGCTGCACCTCACCACGCAGGCAGGGATGCTGGTTGGAGTGATTGTCACAATTACCGTAGCCTACGCTCTGGCCTTCAGAAGGGGAGGAATTCTTCAAACCGCAATTTCTAGAGGATTTAACTTGACATAACTTTTAAATAGTTATTTTTATAACACTTTTATTGCTGGTGATAACATGTTCGAAAACGTGATAGCCGATATGCTCAGTGTTAATGGTGTTAAAGGTGTGTACATCGTTGATGCTGAGGGGGCCCTGATCGAGGCCGAGTCGATTTTTTCTGACGATGATGAGGTCTATGCTGCCCTGATTGCCGACGCTTTTAACAAAGCCTCAGAAGTTTTGAGTAAAATATCCTCCGATGAGCCGGAGCTTTTGATGATAGACGGTAAAAAAGACCGGATTGTGGCTTCAAGGGCGGGGGACTTAATCTTCGGCATAATTGCCGACCAGAAAACCAATTATGGATTGCTGAAAATAGAAATCAAAAAGGCGGTTGAAAAAATAACGGCCATGGTGTAGAGCTATGATGATTCCGAAGGGAGAGGTAGTGGAGCTTGGCAAGAGGGGGAACTTCAGAGACATTCTTAAGGAATTATCCGCTACGGGGTTTACCGGCTATTTGGAGGTCTCGTACAAAAAAGGAGAGCTTTCCAGGGCCAAGGTACTTTTTAGCAACGGTAAAATTGTTGCTGCCGGTATCAAGAGGGTGATAAGCAAAAGTGAAATCGTAGGAGAAAAGGCGCTTGAAGAGTTGCTCGGCCTTGAAAGCTGTGTTGTTGACGTCTACGCCCTCGATGAAGGAAAGGTGGCAAAGGCTCTCGAGTGGAACAGGAATGCTGTGGTGGAGCACCTCCCCGAAACGGAGGTTGAGGTAGAGGGTGGGCTGACAGAGGAGATTATAACCACCCCCGACGAGAGGGAAGCAATTCTCAAAAAGTACGGAATAAAAATGCCTTCCGAAGAAGAGATCGACCAGATAATCATGAACGCCCTCGATGGCAGCTACGATGTCATTGCCGCCACAACCTCTGCTCCCGGCGATTTCGAATCCCTCAAGAATTCGCTTATAAGCACGGCCGAGCTTTATCTCGGAAAAATGTCCAAGAAGGTTGTTGATGTGATAAACGACTGCAAGTCGGCTGAGGAGCTTGTGGAGAGGTTTGACGAAATTAGAAGCGCTGCAAAATCTTTGGTCATTTTCATCCCGAGGAAAAAAATAGATGAGATGCTCTCCGAAATGGAGAGGCTAATCGGGGAGAGTATTTAACCCTCTTTTTCAAGCCTTTCCTCGACTATTTCGACATACTCCCTAAGCTCCTTGTTCATTTTCAGAACGCTGAGAATTTCCTTGTAGTTTGAGTCGTCCACGTCATCGTAGCCCAAACTTTCCATTGCCTTGTTCAGGAAGATTTTTGCGATCGGCCCGATTTCCTTTTTGAGCTCATCTAAAAGTTTTTTGTAGGTTATCATTTCAGTGCCTCCTCAAGGCTCTCCATGGCGACCTTGAGGCTCCTTCTCAGCCTTTCGATACTCTTTGCAAGAATACCGATTTCATCAGCCCTGTTCTGGTGCGGAACCTCAGCCTCAAGGTTTCCTTCGGCAATCTTGTCGGCAGTGTTGCTCAGCTCGATTATGGGTCTCGTAATGGTCGAGGTTGTGAACACCGCCAGAACGATGACGAAAACTATAGCAATTGCCGCTGCAATACCCAAAGCGTAGTAAACCTGCTGAATTGCACCCTCAACACTCTTGCTTATCTCACTGGCGATGTTCTCTGCAGGATTGGCGGGGTTCTGGGTGAGGTACTGGAAGTAACCGTCGATGTAGGCTGAGGTTCCCACAACAACCCACAGCTGACCCTTGGAAATCGGGTCATAGACCTTTATGGTCGTGGGATAGTGGCAGAGATATTTCGGAATTTCTTCCTTTTCAGGTGTTTCGGGGTCATCCCAGTGGTAATAGCCACAAACCGGCTTTGGAGCTTCAGGGTTTTCGGTTATTTTGAGGAGCAGGTTGTAAAGCTCAGGCATTGTTTCGTTCCATCTCAGCATCGCAACGTCAACACCAAGGTACTTTTCGTACTGTCCGGTGAAGGCGGGATGCGTTAGGATAACTGCCACATCCCTACCCGCAACTTTGTTACCAGCACCAACCCAGGTGTACTCCTTCGCACCCCAGCGTTGTGCTCCAAGACTTCTGAACTTCGGGTCTTGAATTAAGTCAAAGGTTGTGAGCATGGTTTTGTTCTCGAGTTTCATCTTTGCCTCAATGTAGGTCTGAACTGCCAAGGCCAAATCCTGTGCCTTCATCCTGACAGCTTCCTCACCGGCCTTGGTCAGGTATTCCTGGCTGACTGTTGTAACGCCCTGCTTCGCCTCTTCAGCAGAGGATGTCATCCCAGCTATGGTAAGATAACCAAGAACGCTCAGGGGCACAAGGCTTGCAACAACCACTATCAAAACAATTTGGGGCGTCAACTTCATCTCCTAACCACCTCCACAAAGTCGTTAACCTTAACACCAAGCTTCTCCCTAACCCACGTGGGGACAACAATAAATCCCTCCTTGGAGTAGGGTAAAACCCTCAGGTTCACGGTTCCATTTTTCTTAACGCTCACGTACTCACCCTCTTTGACGCCAATGGCGTTCATGATGTCCTCCGCCAGAAAAGCAACGTCGCTTCCCTCATAATCGTACTTTTGTGTGAAGGTGAGGTCAACACCAACCTTCGTCTTTGCCGCACCCGTTATGGTTGATATTGTTTTTTCAATTTCTTTTTCGGCTTTTGAGACCTCTTCCTCGACCGAGGCTATTTCCTGCCTGACGTCATTAACTGTTTTCTTGGCCTCAACCTGTCCTGTTGACCCTTTCTCCCTCAGATACCTCCCTATTTCTATGATCATCTGTTCTGGTGGAAGCTTCACGAACTCTTCCAGAACATCATCGGGTATTATTCCTTTATAAACTTCTCTAATCTCGTAGGATTTTAACTTTGCTTCAAGCTCCTTGACTTTTTCTTGAAGTTCTCTGATAATAGCCTCTTTCTCTGCCAGCAATTTTTGACATTCGTCGTCCATGTACAACACCTCCTAATAATTGTAATGTGTTTGGTGGTCTTCAAATAAAAACTTTATGCAATTAAATATGCCAAAACCACAACGGCTGTTGTTCCAACGATGTCTGTTAGCGTTGTGGTGAGTGGGATTCCGCCGTTATCTGGGTCAACACCCACTCTGTGAAGCCAGATTGAAAGCGTTGTTGAGAAGAGCAGAACGAAGGCAGCTAATGCAAGGTAAACAATCATGAAGTAAAGGAAATCTTTCGCTTCTGGAAAAGGCGCTCCTGTAAACGTGCTGGCGAAAAGAGAGGCAAGAACGTATATTGTTGGAGCTATCACCACTGAGGTGAGAAACACGTAGGGTGCATCGCTTAGCTTTCCGACCGACAACTCCCCGAGATGCAGCTTTGTTGAGGTTCTCGCAACCATAATGCTCCCGTAGTTTCCTATGCTCCCTATTACCGCAGGATAGGCAAAGCTCAGAAACAACGCCCTGTGTATCACTTCGCTGAACTCCTGCAGAACGTTACCAGTAATGCTCTGGATGAGCGCGAGCAGGGAAACTATCAAAAGCGTCTCCTTGTACGCTTTTCCGTCATACCCTCCCCTTATTGAAAGGTAAACAGACATTGCGAGAGCAATTACGCATGCAACGGTTGAAATCCACGCTCCTGTGTACCTTTCAAAAAGGAAGATGAAGAGCACGATTGAGGGTATTGAAACCAAGTCTGCGAAGGTCGTTACTGCTGGGCCCATTATGTTGTCCGGGTCAAGACCTCTCCTGAAGCTTCCGATTACAATTAATGCAGTCATAACAGCGAGAATTGCAGAAATTACAACGCTGGAATCGAGAATCACCTGAAAAGATGTTGTTAACCCCTCTTTTCCGAAGAACTTCAGCGCAGCGATGAGGAAAAGAATTAGGGCGGGAATCGTCGCAGCCCAGATGCTGAAAAAGACGTTTTTTGAGACGTACTCATCCTTGATTGTTGGATCTGACGAGCCGAGGTAGAGGGATGTGGAAATCCTTGAGCCAAGAGAGCCGAAGACGTTGCCCCTCAGCCCCATCAAACCCGGAATCACGATGAGGATTTCGGGGTAGGTTGTGAGAAGCTTTTCGAAGCTGATTCCAAGGAAGATACCGGCCCCTAAGTCGAAAATAAGGCAGAGGGCTAAGGGAACAAGAACCTGCTTAAGTGCAGAAGATATTGTAAGCTCTCTCTCTGGCTGCAACCAAGCACCTCAAAAAATAGAAGTGGTTCAAATATATTTCAGTTTTGTTAGATAATCTTCTCCTTTATCATCAGTTCAGCGTTAAGGATGCTTGCTCCCGCTGCTCCTCTGACGGTGTTGTGGCCCAATACTATGTACTTCAGCCCCCTCTCACCATCCTTCCTTATCCTGCCAACCGTGATGCTCATCCCGTTTCCAGCATCCCTGTCGAGTCTGGGCTGGGGCCTGTCCGGCTCCTCCCTGACAATTATGACCTTCTCTGGCGAAGTTGGCAGGTCGAGGGGCTTAAGGGACTCGAAGGCTGCCTTGGCCTCTTCAACGCTCACCTCCCGGTCAAACTCAACCCAGACAGCTTCAGTGTGACCATCAATGACGGGGACTCTGTGGCAGGAGGCTGAGACTTTTATGTCCGCAAACTCAATCTTCCGGCCGTTAAACTTGCCGAGAAGCTTGAGCGGCTCCTCCTCCACTTTGTCCTCCTCACCCTTTATGAAGGGAATCACGTTGTCGGTTATGGCGAGGGAGGGGACGCCAGGATAACCTGCACCGCTCAAGGCCTGCATTGAAGCAACCCTCACAGTCCTGAGGCCGAGGTCCATCAGCGGCTTCAGCGAGAGGACGAGAACGATGGTCGTGCAGTTGGGATTCGTCACGATGAAGCCATCCCAGCCCCTGTTTTTCTTTTGCACTTCAATCAGGCCGAGATGCTCGGGATTCACCTCAGGAATGACAAGGGGGACGTCTT
The nucleotide sequence above comes from Archaeoglobus fulgidus DSM 4304. Encoded proteins:
- a CDS encoding roadblock/LC7 domain-containing protein, yielding MFENVIADMLSVNGVKGVYIVDAEGALIEAESIFSDDDEVYAALIADAFNKASEVLSKISSDEPELLMIDGKKDRIVASRAGDLIFGIIADQKTNYGLLKIEIKKAVEKITAMV
- a CDS encoding MBL fold metallo-hydrolase, which codes for MEVMRGVRVIEGMNGGRFPYCNVVVVGDVVIDAGAGLEVMRKVNASLLVLSHLHPDHSSGAWLFKDVLAPAEGRITLDTLARRFVAPDLVESWKRFISAATGLREFECERYEEGVVVKEPEIVAVPVKGHTMDHHVFLIEQKVLFGADVDLTSFGPFYGNPEADPYLFEREMDKLLDIDFEIFVSAHSKPVFGKEEAEGRILEFKRKIKEREEIILSLLEEPKSLDELVELSPIYGRKPYAKEILDFFERVMIEKHIEKLEMEGRVRKEDGKYVRV
- a CDS encoding magnesium transporter, which produces MQPERELTISSALKQVLVPLALCLIFDLGAGIFLGISFEKLLTTYPEILIVIPGLMGLRGNVFGSLGSRISTSLYLGSSDPTIKDEYVSKNVFFSIWAATIPALILFLIAALKFFGKEGLTTSFQVILDSSVVISAILAVMTALIVIGSFRRGLDPDNIMGPAVTTFADLVSIPSIVLFIFLFERYTGAWISTVACVIALAMSVYLSIRGGYDGKAYKETLLIVSLLALIQSITGNVLQEFSEVIHRALFLSFAYPAVIGSIGNYGSIMVARTSTKLHLGELSVGKLSDAPYVFLTSVVIAPTIYVLASLFASTFTGAPFPEAKDFLYFMIVYLALAAFVLLFSTTLSIWLHRVGVDPDNGGIPLTTTLTDIVGTTAVVVLAYLIA
- the aroA gene encoding 3-phosphoshikimate 1-carboxyvinyltransferase, whose translation is MDVIVRKGEIRGKAKPPASKSYTHRAFIAASLSPSARVVNPLISEDTISTLNACKRIGAAVLKKGNEWLFSGVDGVEAEGYFNFANSGTTLRIFTGLLSLSPFRSVVDGDESLRKRPNGELVLALSKLGARFKGREPYTPPFSVQGVIKGGEVEIEAPSSQFVSSLLFALSLAEGDSSLRVEKVKSQPYIDVTLDVLRESGVKVEREGNFYHIPGSQSFKLRRYDVPADFSSASYLIAAGLIAGEVVLEGMFESAQGDRKIVDICREMGGSVEWDKKRGVIRAERSELEGVEVDASDIPDLVPTIAVLAAVAKGKTRIYNAEHLRIKEIDRIEGIHQNLKALGVESKPLKDGLIIKGGKGEFRGVVDSFGDHRMALAFSLLGLLGEVKCRNAEVVSVSFPGYFRVLESLGASVIRL
- the asd gene encoding aspartate-semialdehyde dehydrogenase: MRYSVGVLGATGMVGQKFIQMLAEHPWFKLTSLAASERRVGKKYGEEVDWIVSREVPDIAKDIEMVPMDPKHVDADIVFSALPSDIAREVEPKFAEAGFVVASNASAYRMAEDVPLVIPEVNPEHLGLIEVQKKNRGWDGFIVTNPNCTTIVLVLSLKPLMDLGLRTVRVASMQALSGAGYPGVPSLAITDNVIPFIKGEEDKVEEEPLKLLGKFNGRKIEFADIKVSASCHRVPVIDGHTEAVWVEFDREVSVEEAKAAFESLKPLDLPTSPEKVIIVREEPDRPQPRLDRDAGNGMSITVGRIRKDGERGLKYIVLGHNTVRGAAGASILNAELMIKEKII
- a CDS encoding HAMP domain-containing protein encodes the protein MKLTPQIVLIVVVASLVPLSVLGYLTIAGMTSSAEEAKQGVTTVSQEYLTKAGEEAVRMKAQDLALAVQTYIEAKMKLENKTMLTTFDLIQDPKFRSLGAQRWGAKEYTWVGAGNKVAGRDVAVILTHPAFTGQYEKYLGVDVAMLRWNETMPELYNLLLKITENPEAPKPVCGYYHWDDPETPEKEEIPKYLCHYPTTIKVYDPISKGQLWVVVGTSAYIDGYFQYLTQNPANPAENIASEISKSVEGAIQQVYYALGIAAAIAIVFVIVLAVFTTSTITRPIIELSNTADKIAEGNLEAEVPHQNRADEIGILAKSIERLRRSLKVAMESLEEALK
- a CDS encoding DUF2226 domain-containing protein yields the protein MMIPKGEVVELGKRGNFRDILKELSATGFTGYLEVSYKKGELSRAKVLFSNGKIVAAGIKRVISKSEIVGEKALEELLGLESCVVDVYALDEGKVAKALEWNRNAVVEHLPETEVEVEGGLTEEIITTPDEREAILKKYGIKMPSEEEIDQIIMNALDGSYDVIAATTSAPGDFESLKNSLISTAELYLGKMSKKVVDVINDCKSAEELVERFDEIRSAAKSLVIFIPRKKIDEMLSEMERLIGESI